The Candidatus Angelobacter sp. genome contains the following window.
GAATCCCCCCAGTGCCGGGAACCTTCTCGTCGCCCGGAAAATCCTGGGGTCTGGGAATCGGCGTGTTTCCGTCGTGCCAGACAACTTTGACCGGGCCGCGCGTGTTTCGCGCTGGAAACTCGAAAGTGATCCTTGTACCCGGCGGATAAGTCAGCGCATGTTTCACCGGATCATAGTCGGTCACCTCCGCCAGCACGGTGGAGGGCGCGTCCAGTTCCAGCGCCCAATACGCCGGATCGAGCACGTGACAGATCCAATCACCAATCACGCCGCCGCCAAACGGCATCCAGCCGCGCCAGTTCCAGGGAACCCACAGCGGGGAGTAGGGGCGGAAGGGCACCGGCCCGATCCAGAGATCATAGTCGAGCCCCTGCGGCACGTCGTGATGTTCATCCACCCCGGCCAGGTTGGGGATCTGGCAATACACATTCTTGAAAGCGTCGCACCCGACATGAACGGTGTGAACCCGGCCGACGGCGCCGGCCCAGACCCACTCGCAGAGCCGCCGAATCGTGTCGCTGGAGTGGCCTTGATTGCCAAGCTGGGTCACGACCTTGTACTGATGCGCCGCGGCCATGAGCTTTCGCACCTCATCCACCGAGTGAGCCAGCGGTTTTTCGCAATAGACGTTTTTGCCGTGTCTCATCGCCTCCATGGCGATGACGGCGTGCGTGTGATCCGGCGTGCCGATGACGACGGCGTCGATTTCCTTCCCCATCTTGTCGAGCATCACGCGATAGTCCTTGAACTGTCTGGC
Protein-coding sequences here:
- a CDS encoding Gfo/Idh/MocA family oxidoreductase → MKKYRSLKINRRQFLHRAGAGVALFNILPGSLALGAERLSPNAKLNVAGIGIGSRGGADIDEVAGLGHNFVALCDVDEKYAAKEFAKYPRARQFKDYRVMLDKMGKEIDAVVIGTPDHTHAVIAMEAMRHGKNVYCEKPLAHSVDEVRKLMAAAHQYKVVTQLGNQGHSSDTIRRLCEWVWAGAVGRVHTVHVGCDAFKNVYCQIPNLAGVDEHHDVPQGLDYDLWIGPVPFRPYSPLWVPWNWRGWMPFGGGVIGDWICHVLDPAYWALELDAPSTVLAEVTDYDPVKHALTYPPGTRITFEFPARNTRGPVKVVWHDGNTPIPRPQDFPGDEKVPGTGGILFGDKGMIVHGSHGAANCHLLPENLMDQYSGKSAPAEKIPRVKGHAWDWIEAIRAGRPAGSNLDYGGPLTQVALLGLIAIRFPGQTLRWDNKAVRFTNNDAANTHLRSSYRSGWSL